The Novipirellula aureliae DNA window GACGCGACCGAGTGAGATGACGCGGATCGGTGGCGATTGATGCTCCATCACACGGATTTGCACCGTGCTGGTTTGGCTTCGCAGCAATTGTTCGCCTTCGACGTTGCGATCCGAAGTTGTCTTCTCAGACGTCGTTTTGGCGGTCGCCAGGTAAAAATTGTCAAGCGGATCGCGTGCGGGATGGTCTTCTGGGATGTTCAACGCAACGAAGTTGTGCCACGGGTCCTCGACTTCAGGGCCTTCGGCAGCCTCGAATCCCATCCGCCCCATGATCTCCATCAAATGGTTGATCGTTTGGGTGATTGGATGGACGTGACCGAGTTGCGGCCGGATACCAGGCAAGGTTGGGTCGAACGTCGGGGCAAGCGAAGATTGGTCGCCGCCACCTAAACGTGCCTTCGATTCATCAAACGATGCTTGGACCTTTGTCTTGAACTCGTTCAATCGCATCCCAGCGGTTTTTCGATCGCTCGGATCGATTGCGCCCATTTGCTTTTGAACATCCTTGAGCGCACCTTTTTTCGCCCCCAAGTAGCGAACGCGAGCCTCCTCGAGTGAGTCTGCATCGTTCGCTGTCTCGAACGCGTCTAAAGCTTGTTGCTGAAGATCGTCAAGTGTCGATAGAAAATTCGATAGCGACATGGAATCGATTAGGCCGCAAGAACTTCTTTAACTTTTTCACACACTTGCTTAAAGCCGTCTTTGTCATGGATCGCCATTTCGGATAGCGTTTTTCGGTCCATTTCGATGTTGGCTTTCTTGAGTCCGAAGATGAACTCGCTGTAGCGAATGCCGTGTTCGCGAGCAGCCGCGTTGAGGCGCACGATCCAAAGTCGGCGGAAATCGCGTTTGCGAACGCGACGG harbors:
- the rplT gene encoding 50S ribosomal protein L20; the encoded protein is MRTTKGSARRQSKKRLFKRAKGFRGGRSKLTRTVKETLLRSGVYAFRDRRVRKRDFRRLWIVRLNAAAREHGIRYSEFIFGLKKANIEMDRKTLSEMAIHDKDGFKQVCEKVKEVLAA
- the pheS gene encoding phenylalanine--tRNA ligase subunit alpha, encoding MSLSNFLSTLDDLQQQALDAFETANDADSLEEARVRYLGAKKGALKDVQKQMGAIDPSDRKTAGMRLNEFKTKVQASFDESKARLGGGDQSSLAPTFDPTLPGIRPQLGHVHPITQTINHLMEIMGRMGFEAAEGPEVEDPWHNFVALNIPEDHPARDPLDNFYLATAKTTSEKTTSDRNVEGEQLLRSQTSTVQIRVMEHQSPPIRVISLGRVYRPDDPDATHFPMFHQMEGLYVDEHVTMANLKTVLRVFATNYLGGDVQIRFRPSFFPFTEPSVEVDFLWNGTWIEFGGAGMVDPAVFESVGYDPEKVSGFAFGLGVERLCMRRHGITDIRDLYSCDMRFLSQF